The Kitasatospora sp. NBC_00374 genome has a segment encoding these proteins:
- a CDS encoding YbfB/YjiJ family MFS transporter produces the protein MKQELAQPNHTRATARAGSPWPTVLRGAAALAAAMGVGRFAYTPIMPLMHAQAGMSDSLGASLATANYLGYLAGALLGITAPALLRSATTLRAGLLVLTASLALMPLTHDDGAWRALRLTAGAASALVFMIATSAMLAGLAAHAEHMTGWAFGGVGAGIALSGLTVVAVQQAGSWQAAWSACAALTALLTAAAWGLAPRAAAPAATAPAERPRTRRWFTALLASYLLEGIGYIIAGTFLVAALQQGAPGWISSGAWIVVGLAALPSCALWMRLARRMSRPALLTISLALQAVGIALPALSAGSVPALAAAILFGATFMGVSTMALAIGTHLRIPRAIALLTTGYSLGQILGPLLAAPLLRNGYHSALLLGAALVLAAACAAAACCVRFPHHLTHHTPTA, from the coding sequence ATGAAACAGGAGCTCGCACAGCCCAACCACACCCGCGCCACAGCGCGGGCCGGCTCCCCGTGGCCGACCGTGCTGCGCGGCGCGGCGGCCCTGGCCGCCGCGATGGGTGTGGGCCGGTTCGCGTACACGCCGATCATGCCGCTCATGCACGCCCAGGCCGGGATGTCGGACAGCCTGGGGGCCTCGCTGGCCACCGCGAACTACCTCGGCTACCTGGCAGGCGCCCTGCTCGGCATCACCGCCCCCGCGCTACTACGGTCGGCGACCACCCTGCGTGCCGGGCTGCTGGTCCTGACGGCGTCCCTCGCCCTGATGCCCCTGACCCACGACGACGGCGCATGGCGGGCGCTGCGGCTGACAGCGGGCGCGGCCAGCGCCCTCGTCTTCATGATCGCGACGAGCGCCATGCTGGCAGGGCTCGCCGCGCACGCCGAGCACATGACCGGCTGGGCCTTCGGCGGGGTCGGCGCGGGAATAGCCCTTTCCGGGCTGACGGTGGTGGCGGTGCAGCAGGCCGGCTCCTGGCAGGCGGCCTGGTCGGCCTGCGCCGCGCTCACCGCGCTGCTCACCGCCGCCGCCTGGGGCCTGGCGCCCCGCGCCGCGGCTCCCGCCGCCACGGCGCCGGCCGAACGGCCGCGCACCCGGCGCTGGTTCACCGCCCTGCTGGCCAGCTACCTCCTGGAAGGCATCGGCTACATCATCGCCGGGACCTTCCTGGTCGCCGCCCTCCAGCAGGGTGCACCCGGCTGGATCAGCAGCGGCGCCTGGATCGTGGTCGGCCTGGCCGCGCTGCCCTCGTGCGCCCTGTGGATGCGCCTGGCCCGCCGCATGTCCCGCCCGGCCCTGCTGACGATCTCCCTGGCCCTCCAGGCCGTCGGCATCGCCCTGCCCGCCCTGTCCGCCGGCAGCGTCCCCGCGCTCGCCGCCGCCATCCTGTTCGGCGCCACCTTCATGGGCGTGAGCACCATGGCCCTCGCCATCGGCACCCATCTGCGCATCCCACGCGCCATCGCCCTACTCACCACCGGCTACAGCCTCGGCCAGATCCTCGGCCCCCTGCTGGCCGCACCGCTGCTGCGCAACGGCTACCACTCCGCACTCCTGCTCGGCGCCGCCCTGGTGCTCGCCGCCGCCTGCGCCGCGGCCGCCTGCTGCGTACGGTTCCCCCACCACCTCACCCACCACACCCCCACCGCCTGA
- a CDS encoding LysR family transcriptional regulator, translating to MIAPGPAGTSGIELRHLRAFAAVARRRSFTQAAEELLITQPALSRTVAQLEAALGVRLLDRSSRGVALTDTGAEFLVHVERTLAAFDAALAAARHELTLRLGFSWLLPDPWAQRAIARFERDSGARVELVRCDDPLDALDRQGVDVALVRGGRPVGAAVRTVHLYDEQRVAVRAREEAPGGGPQASHSHPPKAVADAVRWQDAPEWTLVVNTASGTTGPWCWPNGDGPRRYVETANFDEWLESVAAGRGLGIVPDVAERRIRHPALRFRPLTGAPPSPVRLAYRPEAGTGSALLRRFLDAALEAAATSSHAGEA from the coding sequence GTGATCGCGCCCGGCCCCGCAGGCACATCCGGCATCGAGCTGCGGCACCTGCGGGCGTTCGCAGCGGTGGCCCGGCGCCGCTCGTTCACCCAGGCCGCCGAGGAACTGCTGATCACGCAGCCGGCCCTGAGCCGCACCGTCGCCCAGCTGGAAGCGGCCCTCGGGGTGCGACTGCTCGACCGCTCGTCTCGCGGCGTCGCGCTCACCGACACCGGCGCCGAGTTCCTCGTCCATGTGGAGCGGACCTTGGCCGCGTTCGACGCGGCCCTGGCCGCGGCCCGTCACGAGTTGACCCTCAGGCTCGGTTTCAGCTGGCTGCTGCCCGATCCCTGGGCCCAGCGCGCCATCGCCCGCTTCGAGCGCGACAGCGGGGCACGGGTCGAGCTGGTGCGCTGCGACGATCCGCTGGACGCCCTCGACCGCCAGGGTGTCGACGTGGCCTTGGTGCGCGGCGGCAGACCGGTCGGGGCCGCCGTGCGCACGGTGCACCTGTACGACGAGCAGCGCGTCGCCGTCCGCGCCCGCGAGGAAGCCCCGGGCGGCGGGCCGCAGGCCTCCCACAGCCATCCCCCCAAGGCCGTGGCCGACGCTGTGCGCTGGCAGGACGCCCCCGAGTGGACTCTGGTCGTCAACACCGCCAGCGGCACCACCGGCCCCTGGTGCTGGCCGAACGGGGACGGCCCGCGTCGGTACGTGGAGACCGCGAACTTCGACGAGTGGCTCGAATCGGTGGCCGCGGGACGCGGTCTCGGCATCGTCCCCGACGTCGCCGAACGCCGCATCCGCCACCCCGCGCTGCGCTTTCGGCCGCTGACGGGCGCACCGCCCAGCCCGGTCCGCCTCGCCTACCGCCCAGAGGCAGGAACCGGCTCCGCGCTGCTGCGCCGCTTCCTCGACGCGGCACTCGAAGCAGCCGCGACCTCCAGCCATGCAGGTGAGGCATAG
- a CDS encoding MBL fold metallo-hydrolase, with amino-acid sequence MASPSPLLPRHDGSALVVGGPTTVLDLGGLRIVSDPTFDAPGPHGYLTKTEGPALAEDRLADVDLVLVSHDNHADNFDDRGRTFALAAPLLLTTTGGAGRLGGGAKGLAAWDTHTLARPDGGELTVTAVPAVHGPEDGERDPDGEVNCQVVGFVLAGAGLPTVYISGDNASIRTVTEIARRTPRIDATVLHAGAARVPGKFRERPVSLDSVRAAAAAAILGAPVNIPAHYTGWAHFTEGRDAIEHTFDDAGLTSVLRIADHGTWLPLKP; translated from the coding sequence ATGGCGTCGCCCTCCCCCCTTCTTCCCCGTCACGACGGCTCGGCCCTGGTGGTCGGCGGGCCCACGACCGTTCTCGACCTCGGCGGGCTGCGCATCGTCTCCGACCCGACCTTCGACGCCCCGGGCCCGCACGGCTACCTGACCAAGACCGAGGGCCCGGCCCTTGCCGAGGACCGGCTCGCCGACGTCGACCTGGTCCTGGTCAGCCACGACAACCACGCGGACAACTTCGACGACCGCGGCCGTACCTTCGCACTGGCCGCCCCGCTGCTGCTCACCACCACGGGCGGCGCCGGCAGGCTCGGCGGCGGCGCGAAGGGCCTGGCCGCCTGGGACACCCACACCCTCGCCCGCCCGGACGGCGGCGAGCTGACCGTCACCGCCGTTCCGGCCGTCCACGGCCCCGAAGACGGCGAGCGCGACCCGGACGGCGAGGTCAACTGCCAGGTCGTCGGCTTCGTCCTCGCCGGAGCCGGACTGCCCACCGTCTACATCAGCGGCGACAACGCCTCCATCCGCACCGTCACCGAGATCGCCCGCCGCACCCCACGCATCGACGCGACCGTCCTCCACGCCGGCGCCGCCCGCGTCCCGGGCAAGTTCCGCGAACGCCCGGTCAGCCTCGACAGCGTCCGCGCCGCCGCGGCCGCCGCGATCCTCGGAGCCCCCGTCAACATCCCCGCCCACTACACCGGCTGGGCCCACTTCACCGAAGGCCGCGACGCCATCGAGCACACCTTCGACGACGCCGGCCTCACCTCCGTCCTGCGCATCGCCGACCACGGCACCTGGCTCCCCCTCAAGCCCTGA
- a CDS encoding tautomerase family protein, translating to MPLVRIDMIRGRTPESIRAIADAVQRSLVDVLKIPERDRFQLVTQHDPDEIIALDAGLGFQRTAGTVIVHIFTQRGRSTEDKRLVYRTLAKQLAEAGVNGEDLFVGYFENGPEDWSFADGRAQYVEGDLPAPGH from the coding sequence ATGCCCCTCGTACGCATCGACATGATCCGCGGCCGCACCCCCGAGAGCATCCGGGCCATCGCCGACGCCGTCCAGCGGTCCCTCGTCGACGTCCTGAAGATCCCCGAGCGGGACCGTTTCCAGCTCGTCACCCAGCACGACCCCGACGAGATCATCGCCCTGGACGCCGGACTGGGCTTCCAGCGCACCGCCGGCACCGTCATCGTCCACATCTTCACCCAGCGCGGCCGCAGTACCGAGGACAAGCGGCTCGTCTACCGCACGCTCGCCAAACAGCTCGCCGAAGCCGGTGTCAACGGCGAGGACCTGTTCGTCGGCTATTTCGAGAACGGCCCCGAGGACTGGTCGTTCGCCGACGGCCGCGCCCAGTACGTCGAAGGTGACCTCCCGGCCCCCGGACACTGA
- a CDS encoding SgcJ/EcaC family oxidoreductase, whose product MHDVLRRWKSAFDDHQPDAMADLFTPDALFQGFGPAVLTGRGAVRDYYEAVPAGRRAEVTVLHTYTIGEQVAGGFAAVTFSDAHDWEARVNLSLVLRLHDTGWRIRQYHVSRVEAEH is encoded by the coding sequence ATGCATGACGTCCTTCGGCGCTGGAAGTCCGCTTTCGACGACCACCAGCCCGACGCCATGGCCGATCTGTTCACCCCGGACGCCCTCTTCCAGGGCTTCGGACCCGCCGTCCTCACAGGCCGGGGCGCGGTGCGGGACTACTACGAAGCCGTACCGGCCGGCCGAAGGGCCGAAGTGACAGTCCTGCACACGTACACGATCGGCGAGCAGGTCGCCGGAGGCTTCGCGGCCGTCACGTTCAGCGACGCGCACGACTGGGAGGCCCGTGTGAATCTGTCGCTGGTGCTCCGCCTCCACGACACCGGCTGGCGAATCCGCCAGTACCACGTCTCCCGCGTCGAGGCCGAACACTAG
- a CDS encoding TetR/AcrR family transcriptional regulator, translating into MGRTSDAREKIISATQLLIEQRGYSALGVAEICKTAGVPKGSFYYFFESKEALALTVLDEHWAGQYGEWTRVLRGDADPLQRLRQLFEETEASQRAGQQSCGTVSGCLFGNLALELSNQTEAIRRRLQEIFDAQVDMVESVVAEARGRGEVDVADTREAARSVVAQLEGQVLFAKLYNNTSRLSVLWANCLALLGARMPQVAAVEV; encoded by the coding sequence ATGGGACGGACCAGTGATGCCAGGGAGAAGATCATCAGCGCCACGCAGTTGCTCATCGAGCAGCGTGGCTACTCGGCGCTGGGCGTGGCCGAGATCTGCAAGACGGCCGGGGTGCCCAAGGGGAGCTTCTACTACTTCTTCGAGTCCAAGGAGGCTCTGGCGCTGACCGTGCTCGACGAGCACTGGGCCGGCCAGTATGGCGAGTGGACCCGTGTCCTGCGCGGCGACGCCGATCCTCTGCAGCGGCTGCGGCAGCTCTTCGAGGAGACCGAGGCGAGCCAGCGCGCGGGGCAGCAGAGCTGCGGCACCGTCTCCGGCTGCCTGTTCGGGAACCTCGCACTGGAGTTGAGCAATCAGACCGAAGCGATCCGCCGGCGCCTGCAGGAGATCTTCGACGCCCAGGTCGACATGGTGGAGTCGGTCGTCGCCGAGGCGCGTGGGCGCGGCGAGGTCGATGTCGCCGACACCCGTGAGGCGGCACGGTCGGTCGTCGCGCAGCTTGAGGGTCAGGTGCTGTTCGCCAAGCTCTACAACAACACGTCCCGGCTGAGCGTTCTGTGGGCGAATTGCCTGGCTCTGCTGGGCGCCCGGATGCCGCAGGTGGCAGCGGTCGAGGTGTGA
- a CDS encoding nitronate monooxygenase gives MTSPLNALAVDNPVLAAPMAGGPSTPALVVAAARANGLGFLAGGYKTADALAEQIAEVRRHDIAFGVNLFAPNPLPVDPEAFRRYAAAIAPEVRAYELDVRTAGIVEDDDHWSDKIDLLLSVPVPVVSFTFAVPDAAVIAALRAAGTVVVQTVTSAAEARLAADAGADVLAVQASAAGGHSSTLTPEHVPASVPLTELLGRIRAAVSLPLVAAGGLATPAGVAEALHAGAEAVMVGTVLLRADEAGTSLPHQAALADPKRRRTVVTRAFTGRPARALANRFTDHYSDLAPCGYPALHHLTRPMRQAATAAGDPERINLWAGTGYRQATAEPAAQILRRLASHV, from the coding sequence ATGACTTCGCCACTCAACGCTCTCGCCGTGGACAACCCGGTTCTGGCCGCGCCGATGGCCGGCGGCCCCAGCACCCCCGCACTGGTCGTCGCGGCGGCCCGGGCGAACGGGCTGGGATTCCTCGCGGGCGGATACAAGACCGCCGACGCACTGGCCGAGCAGATCGCCGAGGTCCGACGTCACGACATCGCCTTCGGCGTCAACCTCTTCGCCCCCAACCCCCTGCCGGTCGATCCGGAGGCCTTCCGACGCTATGCCGCCGCGATCGCCCCCGAAGTCCGGGCCTACGAACTCGACGTCCGGACGGCGGGAATCGTCGAGGACGACGACCACTGGTCGGACAAGATCGACTTGTTGCTGTCCGTGCCGGTCCCGGTCGTCAGCTTCACCTTCGCCGTCCCGGACGCAGCCGTCATCGCCGCACTGCGCGCCGCCGGAACCGTGGTCGTCCAGACGGTCACCTCAGCGGCGGAGGCCCGCCTGGCCGCGGACGCGGGCGCCGATGTCCTGGCGGTACAGGCGTCGGCCGCCGGAGGGCACTCCAGCACGCTCACTCCCGAGCATGTTCCGGCCTCCGTCCCGCTGACCGAGCTGCTGGGGCGGATCCGGGCGGCGGTGTCGCTGCCGCTCGTCGCCGCGGGCGGGCTGGCCACCCCGGCCGGCGTGGCCGAGGCGCTGCACGCCGGGGCCGAGGCGGTCATGGTCGGCACGGTCCTGCTGCGGGCGGACGAAGCCGGCACCTCGCTTCCCCACCAGGCGGCCCTGGCCGACCCGAAGCGCCGCCGGACCGTTGTGACCAGGGCGTTCACGGGCCGGCCCGCGCGGGCACTGGCCAACCGGTTCACCGACCACTACAGCGACCTCGCCCCCTGCGGCTATCCCGCCCTGCACCATCTGACCAGGCCGATGCGCCAGGCCGCCACCGCGGCCGGGGACCCCGAACGGATCAATCTGTGGGCCGGGACCGGGTACCGCCAGGCCACCGCCGAGCCCGCCGCCCAGATCCTGCGGAGACTGGCCTCACACGTCTGA
- a CDS encoding SDR family NAD(P)-dependent oxidoreductase, translating into MSTQVQKVAVVTGASQGIGAGIVTAYRKLGYGVVATSRHIAASDDPGVVTIQGDIADRTTAERVIAAGVERFGRIDTLVNNAGIFVAKPFTDYTEDDYAAVLGVNLAGFFRITQLAVERMLEQGGGHVVQITSTLADQASSSVTSVLASLTKGGLQSATRALAIEYAGRGIRSNAVALGVIRTPMHPEENRAALAALHPLGRMGEVSDIVDAVVYLENAPFVTGEILHVDGGQSAGH; encoded by the coding sequence ATGAGCACGCAGGTACAGAAGGTCGCGGTCGTGACGGGCGCGTCCCAGGGCATCGGAGCCGGGATCGTCACCGCCTACCGCAAGCTGGGCTACGGCGTCGTCGCCACCTCGCGCCACATCGCCGCGTCGGACGACCCCGGCGTCGTCACGATCCAGGGCGACATCGCCGACCGCACGACCGCGGAGCGCGTCATCGCCGCCGGCGTCGAGCGGTTCGGCCGTATCGACACGCTGGTCAACAATGCGGGGATCTTCGTCGCGAAGCCCTTCACCGACTACACCGAGGACGACTACGCCGCGGTGCTCGGCGTGAACCTGGCCGGCTTCTTCCGCATCACCCAGCTCGCGGTGGAGCGCATGCTCGAGCAGGGCGGCGGTCACGTCGTGCAGATCACGAGCACACTCGCCGACCAGGCCAGCTCCAGCGTGACCTCCGTACTCGCCTCTCTGACCAAAGGGGGGCTGCAGTCCGCGACCAGGGCGCTGGCCATCGAGTACGCCGGCCGCGGCATCCGCAGCAACGCCGTGGCGCTGGGCGTCATCAGGACACCCATGCACCCCGAGGAGAACCGTGCGGCTCTCGCGGCGCTGCATCCGCTCGGCCGCATGGGCGAGGTGAGCGACATCGTCGACGCGGTCGTCTACCTCGAGAACGCCCCGTTCGTCACGGGCGAGATCCTCCACGTCGACGGCGGCCAGAGCGCCGGGCACTGA
- a CDS encoding muconolactone Delta-isomerase family protein, translating into MKEFLVELTTTVPEGTDPAEVDRRRADESARARELAAAGHLVRLWRPVGELRSIGLWRAADEGELYGEVLGTLPLWPWMTSVVTPLESHPNDPGRAAATT; encoded by the coding sequence ATGAAGGAGTTCCTGGTCGAGCTCACCACCACCGTTCCCGAGGGCACCGACCCTGCCGAGGTGGACCGTCGCCGCGCCGACGAATCCGCCAGGGCCAGGGAGCTGGCAGCGGCCGGCCACCTCGTCAGGCTGTGGCGCCCGGTGGGTGAACTGCGCAGCATCGGCCTGTGGCGGGCCGCCGACGAGGGCGAGCTGTACGGGGAGGTGCTCGGTACGCTGCCGCTCTGGCCGTGGATGACCTCGGTGGTGACGCCCCTGGAGTCCCACCCCAACGACCCGGGCAGGGCCGCCGCCACCACCTGA
- the wrbA gene encoding NAD(P)H:quinone oxidoreductase, whose amino-acid sequence MATPVKLSIVYYSSTGTITEIAKELRDAGEKAGAEVRLVKAAELAPQAAIEANPAWAANHAATLEIPEATAEDIDWADAVLFGSATRFGNLSSQLKQFIDTLGGLWAEGKLADKVYSGFTSSATPHAGQETTLQALYTSVHHFGGIVVAPGFTDPVKFADGNPYGTSHVDGQGTKPVDETTRAAARHQAQRVVRIAAQLKAA is encoded by the coding sequence GTGGCCACCCCCGTCAAGCTTTCGATCGTCTACTACTCCTCGACCGGCACCATCACCGAGATCGCCAAGGAACTGCGCGACGCCGGTGAGAAGGCGGGCGCCGAGGTCCGCCTGGTGAAGGCCGCCGAGCTGGCCCCGCAGGCGGCCATCGAGGCCAACCCGGCCTGGGCGGCCAACCACGCCGCCACCCTGGAAATCCCCGAGGCGACAGCTGAAGACATCGACTGGGCCGACGCCGTACTGTTCGGATCCGCCACCCGTTTCGGCAACCTCTCCTCGCAGCTCAAGCAGTTCATCGACACCCTCGGCGGACTGTGGGCGGAGGGGAAGCTGGCCGACAAGGTCTACAGCGGCTTCACCTCGTCCGCGACCCCCCACGCCGGCCAGGAGACGACGCTCCAGGCGCTCTACACCAGCGTCCACCACTTCGGCGGCATCGTGGTCGCCCCCGGCTTCACGGACCCGGTCAAGTTCGCCGACGGCAACCCCTACGGCACCTCGCACGTGGACGGCCAGGGCACGAAGCCGGTGGACGAGACCACCCGCGCCGCCGCCCGTCACCAGGCCCAGCGCGTGGTGCGGATCGCCGCGCAGCTCAAGGCAGCCTGA
- a CDS encoding ATP-binding protein has protein sequence MYAATATDRTAAEPASYATPGVLPATCTGEVACAWNLPHHPESAGTARRIARTVLDALGADIDTADVVLIVVSELVTNAVEHALPPVTLHLEQRTESGALHVEVDDGGPAPEDRARAAGRDPEEHGRGAPIIALLAIAHGERALPRGAAHWADLPIAA, from the coding sequence ATGTACGCCGCCACCGCCACCGACCGAACAGCCGCCGAACCCGCGTCGTATGCCACGCCCGGCGTCCTTCCGGCGACCTGCACCGGCGAGGTGGCCTGTGCCTGGAACCTGCCGCACCACCCCGAGTCCGCCGGCACGGCGCGCCGCATCGCCCGCACCGTCCTCGACGCGTTGGGCGCCGACATCGACACGGCCGACGTGGTCCTGATCGTCGTGTCCGAACTCGTCACCAACGCCGTCGAACACGCCCTGCCCCCCGTCACCCTCCACCTCGAGCAACGCACGGAGTCCGGCGCCCTGCATGTCGAGGTCGACGACGGCGGCCCCGCCCCCGAAGACCGCGCCCGAGCCGCCGGCCGCGATCCGGAAGAGCACGGCCGCGGCGCCCCCATCATCGCCCTGCTGGCGATCGCGCACGGCGAACGCGCCCTTCCCCGCGGCGCGGCCCACTGGGCAGACCTCCCCATCGCCGCCTGA
- a CDS encoding mechanosensitive ion channel family protein: MTRDLVLHDWVVAGIALASGCVAGLVLRALMKWLGKHATRTKWSGDDIIVDALRTIVPWAAVIAGAAVAASALPLTARIGGLVDQSLTAVLIVIATLSAARVVAGLVQSVAASRTGVAASATIFVNITRIVVLSMGVLVALETLGVSIAPLVTALGVGGLAVALALQDTLANLFAGVHILASKTVQPGDYIRLTSGEEGYVVDINWRNSVVRNLSNNLVIIPNGRLARTNMTNYSQPEQKLSILVQVGVGYDSDLEHVERVTLDVVDSVMADISGGVPDHEAAVRFHTFADSRINFTVILGVGEFSDQYRIKHEFIKRLHQRYRTEGISIPAPTRTVSLQQDGAGAPSSLPPVLHQWEASSEVLADQRR; the protein is encoded by the coding sequence GTGACCCGGGACCTGGTCCTGCACGACTGGGTGGTGGCCGGCATCGCGCTGGCCTCCGGCTGTGTGGCGGGCCTGGTGCTGCGGGCTCTGATGAAGTGGCTGGGCAAGCACGCGACCAGGACCAAGTGGAGCGGGGACGACATCATCGTCGACGCGCTGCGCACCATCGTCCCCTGGGCGGCCGTGATCGCCGGGGCCGCGGTGGCCGCTTCGGCCCTGCCGCTCACCGCGCGGATCGGGGGGCTGGTCGACCAGTCGCTGACGGCCGTGCTCATCGTCATCGCGACGCTCAGCGCGGCCCGGGTGGTGGCCGGGCTGGTGCAGTCGGTGGCCGCGTCCCGGACGGGCGTCGCGGCGTCCGCGACCATCTTCGTCAACATCACCCGCATCGTGGTGCTGTCGATGGGCGTTCTCGTGGCCCTGGAGACCCTCGGGGTGTCCATCGCCCCGCTGGTCACCGCCCTCGGGGTGGGCGGTCTCGCGGTCGCGCTGGCGTTGCAGGACACCCTCGCCAACCTCTTCGCGGGTGTGCACATCCTCGCCTCGAAGACGGTCCAGCCGGGTGACTACATCCGGCTCACCAGCGGGGAGGAGGGGTACGTCGTCGACATCAACTGGCGCAACAGCGTGGTGCGCAACCTGTCGAACAACCTGGTGATCATCCCCAACGGCCGCCTGGCGCGGACGAACATGACGAACTACTCCCAGCCCGAGCAGAAGCTGTCGATCCTGGTCCAGGTCGGGGTCGGCTACGACAGCGACCTGGAGCACGTGGAGAGGGTCACCCTCGACGTCGTCGACAGCGTGATGGCCGACATCAGCGGTGGTGTGCCCGACCACGAGGCCGCCGTCCGTTTCCACACCTTCGCGGACTCCAGGATCAACTTCACGGTGATCCTGGGCGTCGGCGAGTTCAGCGACCAGTACCGGATCAAGCACGAGTTCATCAAGCGCCTGCACCAGCGGTACCGGACGGAGGGCATCTCGATCCCCGCGCCCACGCGTACGGTCTCGCTGCAGCAGGACGGGGCGGGCGCACCGTCGTCCCTCCCGCCGGTGCTGCACCAGTGGGAAGCGTCGTCCGAGGTGCTGGCGGACCAGCGGCGGTAG